The DNA window CCGGTCGAGAACGCGTTCGTCGCCTCCCGGGTCCAGGTAGCCGGGCTCGACCCCTGGCGCCTGGGCGGCGAGATGTGGGGGTGGTACGCCGACGGCGAGCTCCGCTCCCTCTGCTACGCGGGCGCCAACCTGGTCCCCGTGTGCGCGGGACCCGACGCCGTACGCGCCTTCGCCGACCGCGCCCGCCGCACCGGCCGCCGCTGCTCCTCCATCGTGGGCCCCGCCGAGTCGACCCGGCTGCTGTGGCAGCTCCTGGAACCCAGCTGGGGCCCCGCCCGCGACGTGCGCTCCCACCAGCCGCTCATGGTCATCGAGAGCCCGTCCGCCACGGTCGAGGCGGACCCGCGGGTCCGCCGCGTCCGCAAGGACGAGATGGACCTGATCATGCCCGCCTGCGTGGCGATGTTCACCGAGGAGGTCGGCATCTCGCCGATGGCCGGCGACGGCGGGCTGCTCTACCAGGCGAGGGTCGCCGAACTCGTCGGCAGCGGACGCTCCTTCGCCCGGATCGAGGACGGGAAGATCGTCTTCAAGGCCGAGATCGGCGCCGCCACCGCCGGCGCCTGCCAGATCCAGGGCGTGTGGGTGGCCCCCGAGTTCCGCGGCCGCGGCTACTCGGAGACCGGGATGGCCGCCGTCGTCGCCTACGCGCTGCGCGACGTGGCGCCCGTGGTCAGCCTCTACGTGAACGACTTCAACGCCGCCGCCCGGGCCTCCTACCGGCGGGTGGGTTTCCGCGAGGTCGGCGCGTTCATGAGCGTGCTGTTCTGAACCTGCCGAACCCGTACCGGCCCTCCCTACCGCGAAGTAAGGTCGCCGCATGCTGCCTTCCGGAGTCCGCATCGGCCCCCTCGACCTCGCCGCCCGGGTGGACGAGGCCCTGCGCGTGCAGGCCGTCGCCTTCGGCCTCAGCGAAGAGGAGGTCGGTATCCGGCGCTACATCGTGCAGCGCCACATGACCTGCCGCGGAGCCCGCGCGCTGGGGGCCTTCGCCGAGGACGGCGCGCTCACCGGATTCGTCTACGGGATGCCCAACGACCGCACCCACTGGTGGTCCACCATCGTCGAGCCCTACCTGCGGGCGGGCGGCCACGAGCACTGGCTCGACGGCTCCTTCGTGATCACCGAACTGCACGTCCACCCCGGGTTCCAGGGCCACGGCGTCGGCCGCGCGCTGATCACCGAGATCACCGACAGCGCCGCCGAACCGCGCTCGATCCTCTCCGCCATCGACACCGACAGCCCCGCCCGACGCCTCTACCGCACCCTCGGCTACACCGACCTCGCCCGCCAGGTCCACTTCCCGAGCGCGAGCCTCCCGTACGCCGTGATGGGCGCCCCGCTGCCGCTGCCGAGGCCCTGAGCCGCAGCCCCGGGAAACGCGGTACCCCCGCCGGTGCGGACGCCGGTAATCTCCCGGCATGTCCACACCTCACGTGCAGCGCATGTCCCGACTCATGGCCAAGACCCTCCGCGAGGACCCCGCCGACGCCGAAACCCTCAGCCACCGGCTGCTGGTCCGCGCCGGCTACGTCCGGCGCAGCTCGGCGGGCGTGTGGACGTGGCTGCCGCTCGGCAAGCGGGTGCTGGACAACGTCTCGCGCGTCGTCCGCGAGGAGATGGACGCCATCGGGGCCCAGGAAGTGCTGCTCCCCGCGCTGCTGCCGAAGGAGCCGTACGAGGTCAGCGGGCGCTGGTCGGAGTACGGGGACCTGCTGTTCCGGCTCCGGGACCGCAAGGGCGCGGACTACCTGCTCGGCCCCACCCACGAGGAGATCTTCACCCTGGTGGTGAAGGACCAGTGCACCTCGTACAAGGACCTGCCGGTCATGCTGTACCAGATCCAGACCAAGTACCGGGACGAGGCGCGGCCGCGGTCGGGAGTGCTGCGCGGGCGCGAGTTCCAGATGAAGGACTCGTACTCCTTCGACGTCTCCGACGAGGGGCTGGCGCAGTCGTACGCCCTCCATCGCGCCGCCTACCAGCGCATCTTCACCCGGCTCGGCCTGGACCACCGGATCGTGTCGGCCGTGTCGGGGGCGATGGGCGGCTCGGCGTCCGAGGAGTTCCTGGCGCCCGCGGAAGCCGGCGAGGACACCTTCGCGGACTGCCCCTCCTGCGACTACGCGGCGAACACCGAGGCGGTGACCTTCGCGCTGACGCCGGCCGCCGGCGACCACGGGCCCGTGGAGGAGCTGGACACCCCCGACACCCCGACGATCGAGTCCCTGGCGGCGCTGCTCGGCGTCCCGGCCTCGGCGACCCTGAAGAACCTCCTGGTCAAGGTGGACGGGGAGATCGTGGCCGTCGGCGTCCCGGGCGACCGCGAGGTCGACCTCGGCAAGCTGGGCGAACACCTGGCCCCGGCGGTCGTCGAGCTCGTGACGGCCGAGGACTTCGAGGGCCGGCCCGACCTCGTACGGGGCTACGTGGGCCCCCAGGGCCTGGACAAGGTCCGCTACCTCGCCGACCCCCGGGTGGCGCCGGGCACGGCGTGGGTGACGGGGGCCAACAAGGCCGACGCGCACGCGCGCAACGTGGTCTGCGGGCGGGACTTCGAGGTGGACCGGTACCTGGACGTGGTGGTCGTGGAGCCGGGCGACCCCTGCCCGTCCTGCGGCGCGGGCCTGCGGCTGGACCGCGCGATCGAGATCGGGCACATCTTCCAGCTGGGCCGCAAGTACGCCGACGCGTTCGGCCTGGACGTGCTCGGCAAGGAGGGCAAGCCGGTGCGGGTCACGATGGGCTCGTACGGCATCGGCGTCTCGCGGGCGGTGGCGGCGCTGGCCGAGCAGACGGCGGACGAGCGCGGCCTCTCCTGGCCGGCGGCCGTGGCTCCGGCCGACGTGCACGTGGTGGCGGCGGGCAAGGCCGTGCCGCTGGCTCTCGCCGAGCAGGCGGCGTCGGCCCTCTCGGAGGCGGGGCTGCGGGTCCTGCTGGACGACCGTCCCGGGCTGTCGCCCGGCGTCAAGCTCACGGACGCGGAGTTGATCGGCGTGCCGTGGATCCTGGTCGCGGGCCGCCGCTCGGCCGACGGCGTCGTCGAACTCCAGCACCGCGCGACGGGCCACCGCGAGGAACTCGCCCTCCCGGAGGCCCTCACCCGCCTGACGCCCGTCCCCCGGTAACGGGGCCCCGCGGCCGACACCCCCGACCCCGCCCCCCGCGACCGGGGCTCGGCCCCGGGCCTGCTGCCTGGTGTGCCGGGTGCGGCTCCGTGATGGGGCCGCCCCGGGCCCCGCGCCCTAATCGCCGGCGGGGCTGGATGGGCGGGGCTGGGCCCTGGGCCTGCCGCCTGGTGTGGCCGGGTGCGGCTCAGTGATCGGGGCTCCGCCCCGGGCCTCGCGCCTCAATCGCCGGCGGGGCTGGAATTTGGCTGGGCTGACATCGCACGTGCCGCGCGAAGGCCGCTTGCCGGCAGCGCTGAGCCGGCCTTCGCGGCGCCTTGGTTGCCCACCTCGGGCATGGCGGCCCGTGGCCGGCTTGGGCGGGGGCCATCCAGCCTCGCCGGCGTTCGAGGCGCGGGGTCTGGGGCGGAGCCCCGTCTTTGAGCCGCGCCGGCGATTGAGGGGCGGGTCCGGGCGGAGCCCGGTTCCGGGAAGGGGCGGGGTGGGGGAGGAAGCCCCGCGCAGCGGGCCAACGCCTAGGCGCGGAGATCGTCCGGGTCCTCCCGCGGCGGCGGCGCCCCGTCCAGCGCAAGGTCGACGGCCGGCGGCGGCTCGGCATCACCCGGAACGGCCGACGGGCCCGGCGCCTCGCCCGGAGCCGGGGTGTCGGCCGCAACCGGAGCCGCGGGGAGCGTACGACCCCGGCCGGGAGCGCCGGGGGCCCGGGCCGGGTCGGGGGCTTCGGCCGGGGCCGGGGCCGCTGGCAGCGAGCCCGCGGTGCCGGGAGGAGCCGGGACTCCGGGGGCGGAGCTTCCGTGCGGGGCCGGGGCAATCGCCGGGGCGGGGCCCGACGGCAGGGGGCCCGGAGCGCCCGGAGCGCCCGGAGCGGCCAGGGTTCCGGGAGCGGCCGGGGTGCCGGGAGCGGCCGGGGTTCCGGGGACGGCCGGGGTTCCGGGAGCCGGCGCGGGCGACTGGCCCGGCGGGGCGGGGGCGGCTCGTTCCAGGAAGCGGAGGAGTTCCACCGGGAACGGGAGGACCAGCGTCGAGTTCTTCTCCGCGGCCACCGCGACCACGGTCTGCAGCAACCGCAACTGCAGCGCGGCCGGCTGCTCCGACATCACCTCCGCCGCCTCGGCCAGCTTGTGCGAGGCCTGGAGCTCGGCATCGGCGTTGATCACCCGCGCCCGCCGCTCCCGGTCCGCCTCCGCCTGCCGTGCCATCGACCGCTTCATCGTCTCCGGCAGGGACACGTCCTTGATCTCGACCCGGTCGATCTGCACGCCCCACCCCACCGCCGGACTGTCGATCATCAGCTCCAGCCCCTGGTTCAGCATCTCCCGGTTGGACAGCAGATCGTCCAGGTCCGACTTGCCGATGATCGAGCGCAGCGAGGTCTGCGCCATCTGCGAGACGGCGAACCGGTAGTCCTCCACCGCCACGATCGCGTTCGCCGGGTCGACGACCTTGAAGTACACGACCGCGTCCACCCGCACCGTGACGTTGTCCCGGGTGATGCCCTCCTGGGCCGGCACCGGCAGCGTCACGATCTGCATGTTGACCTTCCGCAGCCGGTCCACCACGGGGACGATCACGGTGAAACCCGGCCCCCGGATGTCGTTCCGCAGCCGGCCGAAGCGGAACACCAAGCCCCGCTCGTACTGCTTCACCACCCGCGCCGCAGCGCCCACATACACGGCGACACCGGCCGCGGCCGCGATTCCCGCTGTCAGGAGTTCTTCGACCATGAGGACGACCCCCTGCCGGACATAGCCGGACATACCTATTTACCTACGGTATGCCCTACAGCCAGGCCGCGAACTCCAGCAACAGCTCCGCCTCCCGGCGCCGCCCCGCGGCCAGCGCCCGGTGCCCCGACTCCACCGCCCGGAACACCGTCCAGCCCCGCAGCCGCTCCCGGTCCACCTCCAGGGCGTCGGCCAGCCGGTTCACCCGGCGCCGGGCGCCCGCGGCCCCCGCCGACGTGGCCACCTGGTCCTCCAGCCGGTCCCGGGCCAGCCGCGCCAGGTCGTACGCCCGCTCGCCGACGACCGGCTCCGGACCCACCGTCAGCCACGGCGCGCGCTCGCCGGCGAGGACCTTGCCCTGCCGGAAGTTCCCGTGCAGCAGCAGTTCCTCCGGCGGCGCCGCGACCAGCTCGTCACGCATCGCCAGAGCGGTGTCCGCCAGCGCCCGGGCCTCCGCCGGGGCCGCCCGCAGCGCCGCCGACTGCCGCCGTGTCCGCTCGGCCACCGTCTCCCAGACGTGCCCGGCGGGCGGCGCCACCCACAGCCTGCGCAGCGTGCCGCCGGCCTCCAGCAGCGCCTTGGCGTCCGGCAGCGACCGCAGCGACACCTCCGGGTGCAGCCGCTCCAGCAGCAGCGCCCCGTCCTCCTCGTGGTACCGCGAGTCGAGGACCCGTACCGCTCCGAAGCCGCCCCAGTGCGCCAGCGCGGCCAGTTCCCGGTCGGGCCGGGCGCGCGGCGGCGCCAGTTTCAGAGCGGCCGGGGTCCCGTCGGCGTACTGGACGAGGACGACCAGACTGCTGCGGCCGCCCGGGGCCTGCACCCGCTGGGCCTGCACCTCGCGCCGGGACAGCGCGGCCTCGGTGAGCCCCGGCAACTGCTCCAGCCACTCCGCGTCCTGCGCCGATTCCGGCAGCTCGCCGAGCGCCCGTACAAGCCGCTGCGGCGGTTCGAAAACCATGCGTGCGTGGTCCCTTTCAGCTGTGCCGGGCCCGCTTCGCCACTTCAGCGCTTCTCGGTGAGCCCAGGGAAGGCTACGCCGACACCGCGCCAGCGTGCCGCGCGCACGGCCGCGGCGCTCAGCGCGTCGGCCGCCTCACGGCGCAGCGGGCCCTCCGCCGCCCGCACCAGATCGGAGTACGCGCCCGCCACCCGGTCCTCGATCTCGGCGGCCAGCCGCTCCGCGTCGGCCGCGCCGCGCACCTCGAAGGGCAGGGCGTACGCCGCCTCCGCGGGCCGCGGCGCGCCGCCCAGCTCCCGCACCGTCCGGGCCAGCGAGTCCCGTCGCGCCAGGTGGCCGCCGTAGGCCTCCCGGGCCTCGGCCGCGCGGGCCCCGGTGGTCCGGGCGCCGATCACCCCGTAGCCGTACGCGGCCGCGTGCTCGGCGGCGAGCGCGGCCTGGGCGGCCTCCAGGGCCCGGCCGGCGGGGGAGGGTTCGGGCTTCACGGCGTGGCTCCGGGGGTCGAGGTCAGCAGGTACGCGTGGACGGCTCCGCAGGCGGCCACCGAGGCCAGCATCCGGGCCAGCTCCCCCGGCGCCCCGGCCAGGTCGATGGTCCGGGCCTCCGACAGGCTCCGCTCGGCGTCCGCGAGGGCGGTCAGGGCGTCGGCGGGCTTCGGCGCCACCGGCTCCGCGCTCGGCGCGGGAGCGGCCGCGCCCGTACCGCCGGCCGGGGAGGCGGAGGGGGCGCCCGGAGGGGTGAGGGAGAAGGCCGCCGCGTGCGCGGCGACGGCGGCGTGCAGCGGCGCGAGCCGCGCCGCCAGAGCCGGATGGGCGGCGGCCGTGGCGGCGTAACGTTCCAGCAGCCGCGCACTGTCACGAACGGCCGCTTCCCGCATCCGCCGTTCGAGTGGAATCCCGGTGTCCGTGCCGGGCGAACCGGCGTCGGAGCACCCGGCGAGCAGCACGGTTCCGGCCGCTCCGGCCGCTCCGGCGAGCAGGCTCCTGCGCGAGGGCCTCGATGACAGAGTCCAGGGCACGGCGACGTCCTCGGGGGTGATGGCGGGGCAGGTGTGATCACCGTACCCGGGGCCCCGTCCACAGGGCGGACGGCAACACCCTCCGCGACCGGATACCCTTTGACCTGACGCACGACGGAAACCACAACAGCACACGCGGCCGAGGAGTCACCCGGATGAGCACCACCCAGAGCGACAGGCTGCGCGGACTGCTGGAGCCGCTCGTCGCCGCCAAGGGCCTGGACCTCGAGGAGATCGAGCTGTCCAAGGCGGGCAAGCGCCGGATGCTGCGGATCATCGTGGATTCCGATGAGGGTGTGGAGCTGGACGCGTGTGCCGAGCTGAGCCGTGAGGTCTCCGACGAGCTCGACCAATCCGACGTGATGGGCGAGGACGAGTACGTCCTCGAAGTCAGCTCCCCCGGCGCGGACCGCCCCCTCAGTGAGCACCGTCACTACGTACGGGCGACGGGCCGCCTCGTGAAGTTCCAGTTGGCGGAGGGCGGGGAACTGATCGCCCGCATCCTCGGCGTGGACGACGAGGGAATGGACCTCGAGGTCCCGGGCGTGAAGGGCCGCAAGGCGACCGCCCGCCGCATTGCTTTCACCGACATCGCCAAGGCGCGTGTCGAGATCGAGTTCAGCCGCAAGGACAAGAAGGAAGAGGAGGCGTAGCCGTGGACATCGACATGAGTGCCCTGCGGGGTCTGGTCCGGGAGAAGGAGATCTCCTTCGACCTGCTCGTCGAGGCGATCGAGTCGGCCCTCCTCATCGCGTACCACCGTACCGAGGGGAGCTTCCGCCGCGCCCGCGTCGTGCTGGACCGCACCAACGGTCACGTGGTCGTGTGGGCGACGGAGGACCCGAGGGACCTCGAAGAGGGCCAGGAGCCCAAGGAGTTCGACGACACCCCGTCGGACTTCGGGCGCATCGCCGCGACGACCGCCAAGCAGGTGATCCTGCAGCGTCTGCGCGACGCCGAGGACGACCTGACCTTCGGCGAGTTCGCCGGCCGGGAGGGCGACGTCATCACCGGTGTCGTCCAGCAGGGCAAGGACCCCAAGAACGTCCTCGTCGACATCGGCAAGCTGGAGGCCATCCTGCCGGTGCAGGAGCAGGTGCCCGGCGAGGAGTACACGCACGGGTTGCGCCTGAAGGCGTACGTCGTGCGGGTGGCGAAGGGTGTCCGCGGTCCGTCCGTGACCCTTTCGCGCACCCACCCCAACCTGGTGAAGAAGCTCTTCGCGCTGGAGGTGCCGGAGATCGCGGACGGCAGCGTCGAGATCTCGGCCATCGCACGTGAGGCCGGTCACCGCACCAAGATCGCCGTCCGGTCCACCCGCTCGGGCCTGAACCCGAAGGGCGCCTGCATCGGCCCGATGGGCAGCCGGGTGCGCAATGTCATGGCCGAGCTGCACGGTGAGAAGATCGACATCGTGGACTGGTCGGACGACCCGGCGGAGATGGTCGCGAACGCGCTGTCACCCGCCCGGGTGAGCAAGGTCGAGGTCGTGGACTGGGACACCCGGTCCGCGCGGGTGACCGTGCCCGATTACCAGCTGTCGCTGGCCATCGGCAAGGAGGGCCAGAACGCCCGCCTCGCCGCGCGGCTCACCGGCTGGCGCATCGACATCCGTCCCGACACCGAGACGTCCCCGGACGCCGACGCGGACCGCGACGGGGAATAAACCGGTACCGCCCGGGGTTGCCCGGGCGGTAGACAGGACCACACGACGGCCTTACCACGGGCCGGTGGATCACCACAACACAACAGCCGTTCGATTTTCGCCCGGAACTTGTCGGGGGAAGGTCGGTGCGGGGAGGTAGACTTAGGCGTGTCTGGCCGGACGCAAGCCCGCGCATGCCCCGAACGCACCTGTGTGGGGTGTCGGGAGCGAGCGGCCAAGAGCGATCTGCTGCGCATCGTGGCGGTCGAGGACGAATGCGTCCCCGATCCACGCGGTACGCTGCCCGGCCGGGGTGCCTACGTGCACCCTGCCGTGGTCTGTCTCGACCAGGCGGTCCGCCGCCGGGCGTTCCCCCGGGCCCTCAGGTCCGCCGGAGCGCTCGACACGACGGAACTGCGCAAAGCCCTGGCCCCCGAGGCCGAGGCGACACCGTAAGAAGTAGTACGGCACGGATACCCCGTGCGGTCAGGTACCTCGCGAGTTGGAAGTAGGTCGAGATTGCGATGAGCACTCGATGAGTACGCGATGAGTACGCCCATGAAGTAGCGACGGTCCGGCGTAACCCGGACCTAAAAGGAGCGAAGTGGCTAAGGTCCGGGTATATGAACTCGCCAAGGAGTTCGGAGTGGAGAGCAAGGTCGTCATGGCCAAGCTCCAAGAACTCGGTGAATTCGTCCGTTCGGCGTCCTCGACGATCGAGGCGCCGGTTGTACGCAAGTTGACTGACGCACTGCAGGGGCCCGGCGGCAACGCCGGCAAGTCCGCTGCGAAGCCCGGCGCGCCCCGCAAGGCCGCGCCCGCCAAGCCCGCGGCGCCCTCCCCGGCCGCCGCGGCACGTCCCGCTGCCCCGAAGCCCGGCGCACCGGCCCCCAAGCCGGCCGCCGCAGAGGCTCCGGCCGTCAGCGCCCCGGTGACTCCGGCCGCATCCGGCCCGCGTCCCGGCCCCAAGGCTCCGGCCGCCCCCAAGCCCGCTCCGGCGGCTCCCGTGGCGACCGAGTTCTCCGCGCCTCCGGCGGCTCCCGCCGCCCCGGCGCGCACCGAGCGTCCCGCCGCCGCCCCCGGTCCCCGACCGGCGCAGCAGCGTCCGGCCGCCCAGGGTGGCCAGGCCGGCGCCCGTCCCGGCGCCCCGCGTCCGGCCGGCACCACTCCCGGTGCCCCGGCGCAGCGTCCCGGCGGCCAGGCCCCGCGTCCGCAGGGCGCCCGTCCGGCGGGTCCCCGTCCGGGCAACAACCCCTTCACCTCCGGCGGCTCCACCGGTATGGCGCGCCCCCAGGCGCCCCGTCCGGCCGGCGCCCCGCGTCCCGGTGCCCCCGGCGCCGGCGGCGGCCAGGGTGCTCCCCGCCCGCAGGGCGGCCCCGGTGGCGCTCCGCGTCCCCAGGGTCCCGGCGGTGCCCGTCCCACTCCGGGCGGCATGCCCCGTCCGCAGGGCGGCGCCCCGCGTCCGGGCGGTGCTCCCGGTGGTAACCGTCCCAACCCGGGCATGATGCCGCAGCGTCCCGCTGCCGGTGGTCCCGGTCCCCGTCCCGGTGGCGGCCCCGGTGGCCGTGGTCCCGGTGCGGGCGGTCCGCGCCCCGGTGGCGCCGGTCGCCCCGCGGGCGGCGGCTTCGCCGGTCGTCCGGCCGGTCCGGGCTCGCGTCCCGGCGGCGGTGGCGGCTTCGGCGGCCCGCGCCCCGGTGGCGGCGGCTTCGGCGGCGGTCCGGCCGGTGCCGGCGGCGGCGGTCGTCCCGGCTTCGGCGGGCGTCCCGGTGGTCCCGGTGCCCGTGGTGGCACGCAGGGTGCCTTCGGCCGTCCCGGCGGTCCGGCCCGTCGCGGCCGCAAGTCGAAGCGTCAGAGGCGCCAGGAGTACGAGGCCATGCAGGCCCCGTCCGTGGGCGGCGTGATGCTGCCCCGCGGCAACGGCGAGACCGTTCGCCTGTCGCGCGGTGCGTCCCTCACCGACTTCGCGGAGAAGATCAACGCCAACCCGGCGTCGCTGGTCGCGGTCATGATGAACCTCGGCGAGATGGTCACTGCCACGCAGTCCGTCTCCGACGAGACCCTCCAGCTCCTCGCGGGCGAGATGAACTACCAGGTTCAGATCGTCAGCCCGGAGGAGGAGGACCGCGAGCTCCTCGAGACCTTCGACATCGAGTTCGGCGAGGACGAGGGCGGCGAGGAATACCTCATGCCGCGTCCGCCGGTCGTCACCGTCATGGGTCACGTCGACCACGGTAAGACCCGCCTCCTCGACGCCATCCGCAAGACGAACGTCGTCGCGGGCGAGGCCGGCGGCATCACGCAGCACATCGGTGCGTACCAGGTCGGCACCGAGGTCAACGGTGAAGAGCGCAAGATCACCTTCATCGACACCCCGGGTCATGAGGCGTTCACCGCCATGCGTGCCCGTGGTGCCAAGTCGACCGACATCGCGATCCTCGTGGTCGCGGCCAACGACGGCGTCATGCCGCAGACGATCGAGGCGCTCAACCACGCCAAGGCCGCCGGCGTCCCGATCGTCGTCGCGGTCAACAAGATCGACGTCGAGGGTGCCGACCCGGTCAAGGTGCGCGGTCAGCTCACCGAGTTCGGCCTGGTCGCCGAGGAGTACGGCGGCGACACGATGTTCGTCGACATCTCCGCCAAGCAGGGTCTGCACATCGACTCCCTGCTCGAGGCCGTCGTCCTCACCGCCGACGCCTCGCTCGACCTGCGCGCCAACCCGGAGCAGGACGCTCAGGGTATTGCGATCGAGTCCCACCTCGACCGCGGCCGCGGTGCCGTCGCCACCGTCCTCGTCCAGCGCGGTACCCTCCGCGTCGGCGACACGATGGTCGTGGGCGACGCCTACGGCCGCGTGCGCGCCATGCTCGACGACAAGGGCAACAACGTCGAGGAAGCGGGTCCGTCGACCCCCGTCCTGGTCCTGGGTCTCACCAACGTCCCCGGCGCCGGCGACAACTTCCTCGTCGTCGACGAGGACCGTACGGCCCGTCAGATCGCCGAGAAGCGTGCTGCGCGTGAGCGCAACGCCAACTTCGCCAAGCGTGTCCGCCGGGTGTCCCTGGAAGACCTCGACTCGGTCCTCAAGGCCGGTCTGGTCCAGGAACTCAACCTCATCATCAAGGGCGACGCGTCCGGTGCGGTGGAGGCCCTCGAGTCCTCGCTGCTCCAGCTCGACGTCGGCGAAGAGGTGGACATCCGCGTCCTGCACCGCGGTGTGGGTGCGGTCACCGAGTCCGACATCGACCTGGCGATGGGCTCCGACGCCATCGTCATCGGCTACAACGTCCGTGCGGCCGGCCGTGCCGCGCAGATGGCGGAGCGCGAGGGCGTCGACGTCCGCTACTACTCGGTGATCTACCAGGCCATCGAGGAGATCGAGGCGGCCCTGAAGGGTCTCCTCAAGCCGGAGTACGAAGAGGTCGAGCTGGGTACGGCGGAGGTCCGCGAGATCTTCCGCTCGTCCAAGCTGGGCAACATCGCCGGTGTCCTCATCCGGTCCGGCGAGGTCAAGCGCAACACCAAGGCGCGGCTCCTGCGCGATGGCAAGGTCATCGCCGAGAGCCTCACCATCTCCGGTCTGCGCCGCTTCAAGGACGACGTCACCG is part of the Streptomyces subrutilus genome and encodes:
- a CDS encoding aminoglycoside phosphotransferase family protein; amino-acid sequence: MVFEPPQRLVRALGELPESAQDAEWLEQLPGLTEAALSRREVQAQRVQAPGGRSSLVVLVQYADGTPAALKLAPPRARPDRELAALAHWGGFGAVRVLDSRYHEEDGALLLERLHPEVSLRSLPDAKALLEAGGTLRRLWVAPPAGHVWETVAERTRRQSAALRAAPAEARALADTALAMRDELVAAPPEELLLHGNFRQGKVLAGERAPWLTVGPEPVVGERAYDLARLARDRLEDQVATSAGAAGARRRVNRLADALEVDRERLRGWTVFRAVESGHRALAAGRRREAELLLEFAAWL
- a CDS encoding GNAT family N-acetyltransferase; this translates as MLPSGVRIGPLDLAARVDEALRVQAVAFGLSEEEVGIRRYIVQRHMTCRGARALGAFAEDGALTGFVYGMPNDRTHWWSTIVEPYLRAGGHEHWLDGSFVITELHVHPGFQGHGVGRALITEITDSAAEPRSILSAIDTDSPARRLYRTLGYTDLARQVHFPSASLPYAVMGAPLPLPRP
- the nusA gene encoding transcription termination factor NusA, with the translated sequence MDIDMSALRGLVREKEISFDLLVEAIESALLIAYHRTEGSFRRARVVLDRTNGHVVVWATEDPRDLEEGQEPKEFDDTPSDFGRIAATTAKQVILQRLRDAEDDLTFGEFAGREGDVITGVVQQGKDPKNVLVDIGKLEAILPVQEQVPGEEYTHGLRLKAYVVRVAKGVRGPSVTLSRTHPNLVKKLFALEVPEIADGSVEISAIAREAGHRTKIAVRSTRSGLNPKGACIGPMGSRVRNVMAELHGEKIDIVDWSDDPAEMVANALSPARVSKVEVVDWDTRSARVTVPDYQLSLAIGKEGQNARLAARLTGWRIDIRPDTETSPDADADRDGE
- the rimP gene encoding ribosome maturation factor RimP; translated protein: MSTTQSDRLRGLLEPLVAAKGLDLEEIELSKAGKRRMLRIIVDSDEGVELDACAELSREVSDELDQSDVMGEDEYVLEVSSPGADRPLSEHRHYVRATGRLVKFQLAEGGELIARILGVDDEGMDLEVPGVKGRKATARRIAFTDIAKARVEIEFSRKDKKEEEA
- a CDS encoding ferritin-like domain-containing protein; the protein is MKPEPSPAGRALEAAQAALAAEHAAAYGYGVIGARTTGARAAEAREAYGGHLARRDSLARTVRELGGAPRPAEAAYALPFEVRGAADAERLAAEIEDRVAGAYSDLVRAAEGPLRREAADALSAAAVRAARWRGVGVAFPGLTEKR
- a CDS encoding proline--tRNA ligase; translation: MSTPHVQRMSRLMAKTLREDPADAETLSHRLLVRAGYVRRSSAGVWTWLPLGKRVLDNVSRVVREEMDAIGAQEVLLPALLPKEPYEVSGRWSEYGDLLFRLRDRKGADYLLGPTHEEIFTLVVKDQCTSYKDLPVMLYQIQTKYRDEARPRSGVLRGREFQMKDSYSFDVSDEGLAQSYALHRAAYQRIFTRLGLDHRIVSAVSGAMGGSASEEFLAPAEAGEDTFADCPSCDYAANTEAVTFALTPAAGDHGPVEELDTPDTPTIESLAALLGVPASATLKNLLVKVDGEIVAVGVPGDREVDLGKLGEHLAPAVVELVTAEDFEGRPDLVRGYVGPQGLDKVRYLADPRVAPGTAWVTGANKADAHARNVVCGRDFEVDRYLDVVVVEPGDPCPSCGAGLRLDRAIEIGHIFQLGRKYADAFGLDVLGKEGKPVRVTMGSYGIGVSRAVAALAEQTADERGLSWPAAVAPADVHVVAAGKAVPLALAEQAASALSEAGLRVLLDDRPGLSPGVKLTDAELIGVPWILVAGRRSADGVVELQHRATGHREELALPEALTRLTPVPR
- a CDS encoding YlxR family protein, translated to MSGRTQARACPERTCVGCRERAAKSDLLRIVAVEDECVPDPRGTLPGRGAYVHPAVVCLDQAVRRRAFPRALRSAGALDTTELRKALAPEAEATP
- a CDS encoding GNAT family N-acetyltransferase encodes the protein MLTQTTTRVLEPGDLDAALDVLGREPVENAFVASRVQVAGLDPWRLGGEMWGWYADGELRSLCYAGANLVPVCAGPDAVRAFADRARRTGRRCSSIVGPAESTRLLWQLLEPSWGPARDVRSHQPLMVIESPSATVEADPRVRRVRKDEMDLIMPACVAMFTEEVGISPMAGDGGLLYQARVAELVGSGRSFARIEDGKIVFKAEIGAATAGACQIQGVWVAPEFRGRGYSETGMAAVVAYALRDVAPVVSLYVNDFNAAARASYRRVGFREVGAFMSVLF
- a CDS encoding slipin family protein; its protein translation is MVEELLTAGIAAAAGVAVYVGAAARVVKQYERGLVFRFGRLRNDIRGPGFTVIVPVVDRLRKVNMQIVTLPVPAQEGITRDNVTVRVDAVVYFKVVDPANAIVAVEDYRFAVSQMAQTSLRSIIGKSDLDDLLSNREMLNQGLELMIDSPAVGWGVQIDRVEIKDVSLPETMKRSMARQAEADRERRARVINADAELQASHKLAEAAEVMSEQPAALQLRLLQTVVAVAAEKNSTLVLPFPVELLRFLERAAPAPPGQSPAPAPGTPAVPGTPAAPGTPAAPGTLAAPGAPGAPGPLPSGPAPAIAPAPHGSSAPGVPAPPGTAGSLPAAPAPAEAPDPARAPGAPGRGRTLPAAPVAADTPAPGEAPGPSAVPGDAEPPPAVDLALDGAPPPREDPDDLRA